A region of the Polaribacter sp. L3A8 genome:
TGTTCACTTGGTGTTGTTCCTGTGTAAATAGAGGTGTGGCCAACAGCTGTATATGTTGGTATGTAGTTGTAATGTGCGTTTTCTAATGAAAACCCATCCTTTAAAATTCTATTAAATCCATCTTTACCGTACCTATCAGAAAATCGAGTTAAATAATCATACCTCATTTGGTCGATAACAATACCGACTACTAATTTGGGGTTTTTATTTTGTGATGTTAGTTTACTATTTCCGAAAAAAACAAAAAAACATATAAAACTAAAAAGTAACTTGAAATTCATAAGTATATAATTAAATAATTAATCAAAAGTAATTATTTTTTGTTTTGATATGGGGATTTTAACTTTCTATTAATGATATTTTAATACTTTAGCACAAAATTAAAATGAATGAATTACCTAGAACATATTGGTAAATATTTTATGATGTTGGGGCGTGTTTTTAAAAAACCACAAAAAGTGAAGGTTTTTTATGAGGCTTTGCTAAAAGAAATTGATGATTTAGGCTTAAAATCTTTAGGGATTATTATGTTTATTTCTTTTTTTATAGGAGGGGTAATTGCCCTGCAAACAGCTTTAAATTTAGACAATCCTTTTATTCCGAAATCTTTAATAGGTTTTGCGGCAAAACGTTCTATTATTTTAGAATTTGCACCTACTTTTTGCTCCATTATTTTAGCTGGTAAAGTAGGGTCTTACATAACGTCTAGTATTGGTACAATGCGTGTTACAGAACAAATTGATGCCTTAGAAGTTATGGGGATAAATGCATTAAGCCATTTAGTATTGCCTAAAGTTATAGCAACGGTTTTCTTTTATCCTTTTCTAATATCATTAGGCATGTTCTTAGGTATTTTAGGAGGTTGGGTTACTGGTGTATTATCTGGTCTTTTTTCGGGAGCAGACTATATAGAGGGTATTCAAACCGATTTTGATCCCTTTTTATTATCGTATGCTATTATAAAAACTTTAATTTTTGCATTTTTAATAGCTACAGTGCCATCTTATCATGGTTATTATGTAAAAGGAGGGTCTATAGCTGTTGGTAAAGCAAGTACACAAGCAGTTGTTTGGACCACTATTTTAATTGTAATTGCAAATTATTTTTTAACCCAAATGCTTTTAACCTAAGAAATGATAGAAGTAAAAAATTTACATAAAGGTTTTGGAGATGTAAAAGTATTAAAAGGCATTACGGCTACTTTTCTTCCAGGAGAAACCAGTTTAATAATTGGAGAAAGTGGTTCTGGTAAGACGGTGTTTTTAAAATCATTAATTGGTTTGCATACTCCAGAAGAAGGTACTATTTCTTTTGATGGTAGAGTTAATACGCAATTTACAGAAAACGAAAAACAACAATGGAGGCAAGAAATTGGAATGGTTTTTCAAGGAAGTGCCTTGTTTGATTCTCAAACGGTAGAAGAAAATGTGATGTTTCCGTTAAAAATGTTTACAAATCAATCTACTGAAGAGATGTTAGCGCGTGTAAACTTTGTTTTAAAAAGAGTTAATTTAGAAAACTCTAATTACAAACTACCAGCAGAATTGTCTGGTGGAATGCAAAAAAGGGTTGCCATTGCGAGAGCTATTGTAATGAATCCTAAATACTTGTTTTGTGATGAACCAAATTCAGGTTTAGATCCGCGTACTTCTATTGTTATAGATAAATTGATTCAAGAAATTACAGATGAGTATAAAATTACGACAGTAATTAATACCCATGATATGAATTCTGTGATGGAAATTGGAGAAAAAATAATTTTTTTAAAGGATGGTAAAAAAGCATGGGAAGGAACAAGTGAAGATATATTTAAAACTGATAATGAAGCTGTTGTGAGTTTTGTGTATTCGTCTAATTTATTTAAGAAAGTTAGAGAGGCGTATTTAAATGAAAAAAAGATATAAATAGATTTGGTTTGTTTAAAATAAAGCATATCTTTGCAGCCGCTAAAAAGGAAATAAATTGACCTGGTAGCTCAGTTGGTAGAGCATCTCCCTTTTAAGGAGAGGGTCCTGGGTTCGAGCCCCAGCCCGGTCACAAAAAGTTAAAAACTTCATAGAAATGTGAAGTTTTTTTATAAGATAGTTGCTTTTAATAAAAAGTAATTTAAAAGTAAAATATCTTTAGGTTTTAAGATAAAAAATAAAAGACCTGGTAGCTCAGTTGGTAGAGCATCTCCCTTTTAAGGAGAGGGTCCTGGGTTCGAGCCCCAGCCCGGTCACTTAAAAAGCTTCACATTCTTGTGAAGCTTTTTTTATTTACAAACATTTAGAATAGTTTTTTAAAAACTACGAATTAATCAAGATATGAATAATCATTATTCATATCTTGTTTCTATAAATTAATAAAAATATATTAGTATTTTTCAATTCCTTTTAATAAAACAATTCTTACGTTTGGTAAAAGAAAGTTAGTGGTAGATTCTTTTTTACGAGTAGTGATCCGGTATACTTTTGATAGTGAATAAGAATACTGAAAGCTTTAAATTAAAGTTAGATACTTCTTTTTTTAGTAAAATTATAAAAATTATTTTCAGACAACTTTTTTTGTATCTTTCACTCCTTAGAAATTAGTAATTATGGAAGAAAAGAATTTAATTGATGAAACTGCAGATCAATCTAAGCAAGAAGTAAAAGATGGTGCTAGAGGGTTACTTTCTAGTATCAAAAAATATTTAAAAGAACTTTTAGATTTTAGACATGATACAGATCATGAAGCAACCATAGAAGCTATTAAGGCAGATATTCCTTTTAAAGGAGCTACTGCTTGGATTCTTATCTTTGCGGTTTTTGTGGCCTCTATAGGGTTAAATGCAGATTCTACGGCAGTTGTTATCGGTGCCATGTTAATATCACCATTAATGGGGCCTATTCTTGGCATTGGTAGTGCTTTTGCTATTAATGATATTGATGTTTTTAAAAAATCGTTAGTAAGTCTTGCTACAATGATTGTTTTAAGTTTGCTTGCATCATTTGTATTTTTCTATTTCTTTCCATTAAGTGAAGATACTTCGGAGTTGCTAGGAAGAACAAAACCAGATATTAGAGATGTGTTAATTGCCTTTTTTGGTGGTTTGGCATTAATGGTTGCGAGAACAAAAAAAGGAACAGTAGCTTCTGTAATTTTTGGAGTAGCAATTGCTACCGCTTTAATGCCTCCTTTGTGTACTGCTGGTTATGGTTTGGCAAAGGGACTTTCTGGAGATCCTGTTGGATTTACCTATGCTTTCGGAGCAATGTATTTATTTACCATTAATACCATTTTTATTGCTTTGGCAACATTTTTAGTATTAAAACTGTTGAGTTTTCCAATGCATAAATATGCAAATGCAGCCAGAAGAAAACGATATGCAACTGTTGCAACAGTTGTGGGTATTGCAGTAATGATACCTGCTTTTTATACATTTATACATGCTTTAAATGAAAGCAGAATGACTTCTGAGCTAAAGAAGTTTGTAAATTCTGAAATTAAAACAATTACCGAATTACAATTAATAGAGCAGGAGCCATTAATATCAGACAAGGTGTTAAAGCTTAACTTTTTTAATGAAGTGCCAGAAAGCACTGTAAACGTATTGTACAATCAATTAAGAAACAATATTCAGTATAAAAATATAAAAGACTTTAAGTTAGATATTAAAGGAAGTGATACAAAGAGTTTCGATTTAATTACAACGGCATATAATGATAAAAGGCAAGAGTTGGCAGAAAGTAAAAACATAATTGACGGACTTCAAAAACAAATTGAAGAGTTAAAGGGGATCGTATCTAGTTTAAATTATAGGCTAGAGCAAGGTGTTTTAGGTAAGAGTAATAATGAAATTGCTTTTAGTAGTGTTGTAAAAGATGCTAAAATTAGATATCATGATATTCGAGAAATTGGTTTTGCAAGAGTATTGTCTTCTAAAGATTTTATAGAAATAGATACCATACCAATGGCAATTATAAAATGGAATACAAGTATACCAGATAGTATTATTCAGTTTAAAGAAAAAGAATTAAGAACCTGGTTGCAAAAAGAAATGAGTTTAGATACGCTGTTTATTAAACGAGAATATTAAATAAAAAAAAGCTTCCAAATAGGAGGCTTTTTTTATTGTTTTGAATTGAGTTTCTTATAAAATAAATTCAGAAACCGTAATACTTTTAGTCGTTTTTATAGAATTCTATTTCTACGTTTTGATTAAATAAGTATACCTTATTATTACTCATATTTAAACATTCAAAACGTGTTCTACGTTTGTTTCCTCTTTTGTAAATGATATTTTTAAAGACAAACAAGCTTCCAAAAGGAATTTCGAAAATAAAATTCTTGCCAGTTTCGGCAACGTTTCCTCTTAGAGCTAAAGATAAATCTACATCAGCATCTGTACTTGCTTTTGGGTTTTTAAAATATTTAGCTAAATAAGGAAGCATTTCCATAGGGTAAATTTCTGGACGTAAAAAGGGCAACATTAAATGCTGAAAAATCATTTTCCATTCTTTACCATGTGGTTGTACTCTTCCAAATTTTTGATGTGTTACGTGATGTGCAATTTCATGCACTAAGGTTAACAAAAATTGATATTTGTTTAGGTTGTTGTTAACGGTTATTTGAAATTGTCCGTTTGGTAGTTTTCTAAAATCGCCATGTTTTGTTTCTCTCTGATTTACAATTTTTAAGGTAAAATTATGATCATTGATCAGGAATTCTATAAAAGGAATTGCTTTTGGCGGAACGAAATTTTGATAATTAGAACTCAATTGATACGCTTTTTACGGATTTGTAGATGAAACTTGTAATACTTTTCCGTTATAATACTTATTACCTGTTAAAGAAAAATCAAAGATATAGTTTGCCATTTCTGTTGCAGATGTTGGTGCAAGGTATCCTGGAAAAGCTTCTTCTAACATTTCTGTTTGTACAGCTCCTAAAGCCAAAACATTAAAAGCTATTTGTTGTTCTTTGTATTCTTCTGCTAGTAATTCTGATAAAGTAATTACAGCGCCTTTGGCGGATGAATAAGCAGCTAAACCAGGAAATTTTAAGCTTCCTTGAATTCCACCCATCGAGCTAATTGTAACAACGTGACTTCCTTTTTGTAAAAACGGAATTATTAATTTGGTAATCTCTGCAACAGCAAAAATATTTACTTTATAGACTTCTAAAAAATCATCCGAAGACAATTCTGTAAAAGGTTTGTTAATTAATTTTCCGGCATTATTAATTAAGATATCAACTTGCTTCCAGTTATTTTTGATGAAATTTGTTACTTTTTCTAAATCTGAATTTATGGATAAATCAACAGAAAGTATCGTAATGTTTTTATGATTAAATTCTGAAAGTGGTTTTGTATTTCTAGATAAAGCTAAAACTTGATGCCCTTTTTCTGCAAATTTTTTAGCAAGTTCAAAGCCAATTCCTCGGCTTGTTCCTGTGATAACTACATTTTTCATTTGTAAAAATTTAAATAAGTAATTTACTTAAAGTTATTAAGATAGAATTTAGAGAACAGAAGTTACTCTTCTTTTTCAAAAACAATATGTTGGTATGCGCCAATATCAGCATTTGTAGTTCTGTCTAGGCCTAAAATATCAGTAGTAAAGGTGGTCGATTTTGCGTTGTTAATGGCATCAGATTCTTCACCAATAATAAAATCATTTTTTTGAGTATTTCTAAAATCAGCGTTTCCGTTTAAAATAATGTCTTGGTAAGAAGAATTTGTAAAGTCTAAGACTTCATTGTCTTTATAAGAATCATTAGTATCTATAAATTTAATCATAGAATTGCTAATGTTATAGTTAAACAAGCCACCTCCATCTACTTTGTCTAAAACAAATTCTATGTTGTTATTTCCTTCAAAAATACAATTGGTAAAGTTGGCAGCGTGCAAATTTCTAGTTTCAATAATTTCTTGTCCAGAAGCATCTGTATATGTAAAAAAATTATTTACCAAAACAGCTGGTAATTGACGTAAGCCATTGTTCCAATAGTTTGCAAATGTAGCATGCGTAAAATTATAAGTACCGCCAACAGTTGCAGCTAAAGAAACCTGACCTGCAGAACCAACAACCACGTTGTTTGCTTCTATATTAGTTTCTCTACCTAGAATTCCGTAGCTAGAATGATTGTAAATTTCTGTGTTTTGTAGTTTTAGAGTTGGGGTAGAAGGTGTGCCAATACTATCAACCAAAACACCAATAATTCCGTTTTTAATAATAGCGTGGTTTATTTCATTGTTTTTGCTTCCTGCACGCATCCAAATAGTTCCCCATTGTCCTGCAGTTTCACTAAAAGAATGTTCTAACCTATCACCTTCAAAAACTACTTTGTTAGAAAGTGTTCCGTTTACTTTTAAAGTTGCTTTATCGTCTACAATTAAACCAGAATTATCATGAAAATAAACTTTTGCTCCGGCTTCTATGGTTAATGTTTTGTTAGCTGGTACTGCGGCAAAACCATAAATAACGGTTGGTTTTGCGTTTGTAAAAGTTAATTCGGTATTGGTTAAAAAACGCCCTTTTAAAGTTGTGGGCTCTCCGTTTAAAGTTAAACTATCAATTTTCATAGAGATTGCATCTTTACCCGGATAGATAAAGTTTGCATTTTGTACTAAAGTTACTAAATCTACCTTTTGTTGGTTGGTGCCGTTATCAAACAAAATCTTGTCTGTATATAATGGATTTACAACATTGTTTGCATCTATTGTGGTTTCTACAAAAATAAAAATACTATCTTTTGCAAGAATATCAATGTTTTTAAAATCTTTACCTGGTATTCCGTCTACATTTAATCTGTAGTTAGAATTTGTGCCGTTTTCTAATTTTATTTCAGGAATAGTAACAGCGTTGTTTCCTCGATTATAAACCTTTAAATTGTATGTTGATGAACCAATATTTGTAAATACGGTGTCTAAAAAAACGGTGTCTTTAGAAAATTGTAGGCTACCAAAACTAGGTGCGGTATTAAAATCTTTTCTACAAGAACTTACAGAGATAAAGGCAATACAAATAATAAAAGAAATAAAGTAACGCATATATTTAGTTTCTGTTTGTTTGATGGTTGTTGAGAGGTTGTATTAAGGTCTCAACGGACCCTCGACCTGATGTTTTTATGTAATGATATAAACAATAGAACTTTTAATTAATTCAATTATTGCTTTTTAATTAATTCAATTTCAAATAATTTACCCCAATGTTTACCAGTTACAAAAAGGCGGTTGTTTTCTTCGTCAAAAGCAATTCCGTTTAAAACTTCGTCTTGCGGAACTAACTTCTGTGTTTTTTCCATTTCTGTTTTTAAAGATTTTAAATTTGCAATACCTTCTACAACACCCGTTTTTGGGTCTATAATAACAATGGCATTTTGCTGATATTTGTTTGCGTAAATTTTGCCGTTTATCAATTCTAACTCATTTAAGTTATCTACCGCGTATTTATTGGTGTAAACCTGAATCGATTTTTGTTCTTTTAAAGTCTCAGGATCTAAAAACCAAATTTTAGAAGACCCATCAGATTTAATTAATTCAGTTCCATTATGTGTAAAGCCCCAACCCTCTGCACTTTGGTTGTATGCAAACTCTTTTTCTTGTTTAAAGGTTTCTAAATTGTATACAAACCCTTTTTTAGCCTGCCATGTTAACCAATAGATTTTATTGTTAAGAATGGTCATTCCTTCTCCAAAATACTTTTTATCTAAATCTACAGTCTGTAAAACTTTACCCGTTTTAATTTCAACCTTTCTTAAAGTAGATTGTCCTCTACGACCTGTAGTTTCATATAAAAAACCATCATGATATTCTAAACCTTGTGTGTATGCTGTTTTATCATGCGGATATTCATTTACAATATTGTATCCATATACTACAGGTGCTTTATCTGCTAAAACCTCAAAAAAGCTATTTTCTTTTTTTGTTTTTTCAGGATAAAAAACCAACGCAGAAATTTGATGCTTACCAACACCTAAATCTGTTGTGTTTATAGAAACTGTATTTCCTTCAGAAGAAATTTCTTTACCATTCACAAAAAACTGAACACTATTTATCGGTTTGTCTTCTTGTTCTTTAAGAGTTACATCAATATTAGAATTTAAAGCAACTTGTTTTTTATGATTTAGACTAAATTTATACACATCAGAACAAGATGTTATAAGCAGAAAGCACGCTAAAAAAGCAACAAATAAAGTACTATTTTTCATTTTTAAATTTTTTATATTTAATTTTTAGTCTTTTTACAGTTTAAGTAAAGTGATGAAAAACCACTATTTATAGGTAAAAACAAGTGTAAAAGTAACTATTGTGGTGGTTAGACCAAATAAAAACAAAATAATTATTTGTTAATTAAAAAATATAGTTAAATTTGCATCCTCAAAATAGTAAAAAACAACTATTTAGAGAACAGAGTGAGCTTTACCAACTTTACTCATGCAAACATAACATTAAAGTATTAAAATATAATAAAATGAGAAAAGGAATTCATCCAGAAAATTATAGAATGGTAGCATTTAAAGACATGTCTAATGAAGATGTATTTTTAACACGTTCTACTGTAGACACTAAAGAAACATTAGAAGTTGATGGTGTTGAGTATCCTTTAGTAAAATTAGAGATTTCTAGAACATCTCACCCATTTTACACTGGTAAATCT
Encoded here:
- a CDS encoding MlaE family ABC transporter permease is translated as MNYLEHIGKYFMMLGRVFKKPQKVKVFYEALLKEIDDLGLKSLGIIMFISFFIGGVIALQTALNLDNPFIPKSLIGFAAKRSIILEFAPTFCSIILAGKVGSYITSSIGTMRVTEQIDALEVMGINALSHLVLPKVIATVFFYPFLISLGMFLGILGGWVTGVLSGLFSGADYIEGIQTDFDPFLLSYAIIKTLIFAFLIATVPSYHGYYVKGGSIAVGKASTQAVVWTTILIVIANYFLTQMLLT
- a CDS encoding ABC transporter ATP-binding protein, with the protein product MIEVKNLHKGFGDVKVLKGITATFLPGETSLIIGESGSGKTVFLKSLIGLHTPEEGTISFDGRVNTQFTENEKQQWRQEIGMVFQGSALFDSQTVEENVMFPLKMFTNQSTEEMLARVNFVLKRVNLENSNYKLPAELSGGMQKRVAIARAIVMNPKYLFCDEPNSGLDPRTSIVIDKLIQEITDEYKITTVINTHDMNSVMEIGEKIIFLKDGKKAWEGTSEDIFKTDNEAVVSFVYSSNLFKKVREAYLNEKKI
- a CDS encoding DUF389 domain-containing protein; amino-acid sequence: MEEKNLIDETADQSKQEVKDGARGLLSSIKKYLKELLDFRHDTDHEATIEAIKADIPFKGATAWILIFAVFVASIGLNADSTAVVIGAMLISPLMGPILGIGSAFAINDIDVFKKSLVSLATMIVLSLLASFVFFYFFPLSEDTSELLGRTKPDIRDVLIAFFGGLALMVARTKKGTVASVIFGVAIATALMPPLCTAGYGLAKGLSGDPVGFTYAFGAMYLFTINTIFIALATFLVLKLLSFPMHKYANAARRKRYATVATVVGIAVMIPAFYTFIHALNESRMTSELKKFVNSEIKTITELQLIEQEPLISDKVLKLNFFNEVPESTVNVLYNQLRNNIQYKNIKDFKLDIKGSDTKSFDLITTAYNDKRQELAESKNIIDGLQKQIEELKGIVSSLNYRLEQGVLGKSNNEIAFSSVVKDAKIRYHDIREIGFARVLSSKDFIEIDTIPMAIIKWNTSIPDSIIQFKEKELRTWLQKEMSLDTLFIKREY
- a CDS encoding SprT-like domain-containing protein, yielding MSSNYQNFVPPKAIPFIEFLINDHNFTLKIVNQRETKHGDFRKLPNGQFQITVNNNLNKYQFLLTLVHEIAHHVTHQKFGRVQPHGKEWKMIFQHLMLPFLRPEIYPMEMLPYLAKYFKNPKASTDADVDLSLALRGNVAETGKNFIFEIPFGSLFVFKNIIYKRGNKRRTRFECLNMSNNKVYLFNQNVEIEFYKND
- a CDS encoding SDR family NAD(P)-dependent oxidoreductase, with protein sequence MKNVVITGTSRGIGFELAKKFAEKGHQVLALSRNTKPLSEFNHKNITILSVDLSINSDLEKVTNFIKNNWKQVDILINNAGKLINKPFTELSSDDFLEVYKVNIFAVAEITKLIIPFLQKGSHVVTISSMGGIQGSLKFPGLAAYSSAKGAVITLSELLAEEYKEQQIAFNVLALGAVQTEMLEEAFPGYLAPTSATEMANYIFDFSLTGNKYYNGKVLQVSSTNP
- a CDS encoding glutaminyl-peptide cyclotransferase, which codes for MKNSTLFVAFLACFLLITSCSDVYKFSLNHKKQVALNSNIDVTLKEQEDKPINSVQFFVNGKEISSEGNTVSINTTDLGVGKHQISALVFYPEKTKKENSFFEVLADKAPVVYGYNIVNEYPHDKTAYTQGLEYHDGFLYETTGRRGQSTLRKVEIKTGKVLQTVDLDKKYFGEGMTILNNKIYWLTWQAKKGFVYNLETFKQEKEFAYNQSAEGWGFTHNGTELIKSDGSSKIWFLDPETLKEQKSIQVYTNKYAVDNLNELELINGKIYANKYQQNAIVIIDPKTGVVEGIANLKSLKTEMEKTQKLVPQDEVLNGIAFDEENNRLFVTGKHWGKLFEIELIKKQ
- a CDS encoding type B 50S ribosomal protein L31 encodes the protein MRKGIHPENYRMVAFKDMSNEDVFLTRSTVDTKETLEVDGVEYPLVKLEISRTSHPFYTGKSKLIDAAGRIDKFKTKYAKFKK